A region from the Drosophila ananassae strain 14024-0371.13 chromosome 2L, ASM1763931v2, whole genome shotgun sequence genome encodes:
- the LOC6501327 gene encoding TATA-binding protein-associated factor 172, whose translation MTSRLDRLFILLESGSTAATRQAAAKQIGEVQKLYPHELHSLLNRLVGYLHSTSWETRIAAAQTVEAILKQVPQWQPELQALPKKEPATTAAAALEEDSCQSSGSSSTTASERLLSFDEFDLQQILHKGARLIGSEGNEFDVQEEQPASGGGAEEQSLASRLSRQRAVLNDKLGLTTAAKLGVNLTDMITDEDVALSRGGTSYNVNAEKLPVEHILNIKSSNGAGAGQTQLSCREMNRAKRKARQNTASSAAGSVVTPTCSRRNSNSNHSTGSNHSNNGTSTTLTSLDEPEKKKLKASERQEIFYSLNCAVPDATGTWVDAVSWPLENFCARLFIDLFHAKWEVRHGAATALRELINQHAQGAGKSVQQSREQMDESHSRWLEDAALRLLCVLCLDRFGDFVSDQVVAPVRETCAQVLGTLVKEIDATKVQRIVDILLQLIQHKNEWEVRHGGLLGLKYVFVVREELLPIYLPLSISNILVGLLDAVDDVGAVAASTLIPVSSWLPKLLNPSQVSSIVKMLWDLLLDQDELTSACNSFMGLLAAILCLPKAASWVEMEPMATLVPRLFPFLSHSTSSVRRSTLKTLLTLTSADKVKVEPKEEEPIKAAVEQPKMKLNFGVSEWKWQLLQQALRHIYQRILVEPQADIQSLARQVWSNLIEHADLGALLHAACPYVSSWICLSMQPPRLAFDPGVLIRAGGDSSSTSRKKTARIGDDLGGATLAHTNATLKLYLGGSEATPVEVREANFMRARIASSRALGALSHYLVQPAPGVVYSPQTESPTDCYTKVLLVHLNAHSAVQRIVCGLIIAFWALEDEPVRPGPPNLQEKLHQCVSEYIYYDEVAVSLTRLLQEAQDFIATLKQNKIPINDFNNAKILTLDQIEAVATKLTENLRNYPLKPKSLDLLEERRRSLQASYQQTTSEQGAYHVSAQAALAGAICALHCLPEKLNPVVKPLMESIKREQCVQLQQLSAEFLVHLMDQVCDRNPSPNSKILNNLCTLLRSDGEHTPKLVMPLQTLQQTPPSPCVTNSCVYYGILTLALQQAVTTTTTTRGGGAGAVTPTTPAVPRGPGRPPANEILAAASAVAAHIDLKAQQAKEAEAKQCRTQRLGAASAIEKLCSTFGEHIVEKVSVFQQLMFGKVTQFVKETDEQQLANTLPELGVCTELISSLQLIETAAPHLHVALHPQMFALLPPLGVIVRHPLKSVRHMAARCIAVLAEIDACQTMQFVVQQLLPQLGKVEQLIERQGAMEAIERVVSRLQIKVVPYIVLLVVPLLGAMSDPDESVRLLSTHCFANLVQLMPLDGKAEQLKSEPLQAQKTRDREFLDYLFHPKSIPDYRVPVRISVELRSYQQAGINWLWFLNKYNLHGILCDDMGLGKTLQTICILAGDHLQRTKSKQADLPSLVICPPTLTGHWVYEVDKFLAEGSVLRPLHYYGFPVGREKLRSEIGTNCNLVVASYDTVRKDIDFFNGIHFNYVVLDEGHIIKNGKTKSSKAIKRLKANHRLILSGTPIQNNVLELWSLFDFLMPGFLGTEKQFVQRFSRPILASRDAKSSAKEQEAGVLAMEALHRQVLPFLLRRVKEDVLKDLPPKITQDLLCELSPLQLRLYEDFSNKHLKDCLDKLSDSPASAMVAENLGAKTHIFQALRYLQNVCNHPKLVLRQSEDLAQVSAQLAQSNSSLDDIEHSAKLPALKQLLLDCGIGVQTESVSQHRALIFCQLKAMLDIVEHDLLRRHLPSVTYLRLDGSVPASQRQDIVNNFNSDPSIDVLLLTTLVGGLGLNLTGADTVIFVEHDWNPMKDLQAMDRAHRIGQKKVVNVYRLITRNSLEEKIMGLQKFKILTANTVVSAENASLQTMGTSQIFDLFNGGNGNGQGTSTAGSTAAGGPMSMNTIIENLPDLWSEHQYEEEYDLGNFVQALKK comes from the exons ATGACCTCTCG ACTCGATCGACTGTTCATCCTCCTGGAGTCGGGATCCACAGCAGCCACCCGCCAGGCGGCCGCCAAGCAGATCGGGGAGGTACAGAAGCTGTATCCCCACGAGCTGCACTCCCTGCTGAACCGGCTGGTGGGCTACCTGCACAGCACGTCCTGGGAGACGCGCATCGCCGCCGCCCAGACCGTGGAGGCCATCCTCAAGCAGGTGCCCCAGTGGCAGCCCGAGCTGCAGGCGCTGCCCAAGAAGGAGCCGGCCACCACGGCGGCAGCGGCACTGGAGGAGGACAGCTGCCAGTCCAGTGGCTCCAGCTCAACGACGGCCAGTGAGCGACTGCTGAGCTTCGATGAGTTCGATCTGCAGCAGATCCTGCACAAGGGCGCCCGCCTGATCGGCTCGGAAGGCAACGAGTTCGATGTCCAGGAGGAACAGCCGGCGAGTGGCGGCGGAGCCGAGGAACAAAGTCTGGCCAGTCGGCTGAGTCGCCAACGGGCGGTTCTGAACGACAAGCTGGGCCTCACCACGGCCGCCAAGCTGGGCGTCAATCTCACCGACATGATTACGGACGAGGACGTCGCCCTCTCCCGGGGCGGCACCAGCTACAACGTCAACGCCGAGAAGCTGCCCGTGGAGCACATCCTGAACATTAAGTCATCCAACGGAGCTGGCGCCGGGCAGACCCAGCTCAGTTGCCGGGAGATGAACCGGGCCAAGCGAAAGGCCCGACAGAACACCGCCTCCTCCGCGGCCGGCTCCGTGGTCACCCCCACCTGCAGCAGGCGCAACTCGAACAGCAACCACAGCACAGGGAGCAACCACAGCAACAATGGCACCAGCACCACCCTAACAAGCTTGGACGAACCGGAGAAGAAGAAGCTGAAGGCCAGCGAGCGCCAAGAGATCTTCTACAGCCTGAACT GTGCCGTTCCTGATGCCACTGGGACCTGGGTGGACGCCGTCTCCTGGCCGCTCGAGAACTTCTGTGCGCGCCTCTTCATCGATCTCTTCCACGCCAAATGGGAGGTCCGCCATGGAGCGGCCACGGCGCTAAGGGAGCTCATCAACCAGCATGCCCAGGGCGCTGGAAAGTCGGTGCAACAGAGCCGCGAGCAGATGGACGAATCGCACAGCCGCTGGCTGGAGGATGCTGCACTGCGTCTGCTCTGCGTTTTATGCTTGGACCGGTTTGGGGACTTTGTCTCGGATCAGGTGGTGGCACCAGTGCGCGAAACCTGCGCTCAGGTGCTCGGAACACTGGTCAAGGAGATAGACGCCACTAAGGTGCAGCGGATTGTGGACATCCTGCTGCAGCTGATCCAACACAAGAACGAGTGGGAGGTGCGCCATGGTGGCCTTCTTGGCCTGAAGTACGTGTTCGTCGTGCGGGAGGAGCTGCTGCCCATTTACCTTCCGCTGTCCATATCGAACATCTTGGTGGGATTGCTGGATGCCGTGGACGATGTCGGAGCAGTGGCCGCTTCCACTTTGATTCCAGTGTCGTCCTGGCTGCCAAAGCTCTTGAATCCCAGCCAGGTGTCCTCCATCGTGAAGATGCTGTGGGATTTGCTGCTGGACCAGGACGAGCTCACCTCCGCCTGCAATAGCTTCATGGGCCTGCTGGCGGCCATTCTCTGTCTGCCGAAGGCGGCCAGCTGGGTGGAGATGGAGCCCATGGCCACGCTGGTGCCCCGCCTCTTTCCCTTTCTGTCGCACAGCACCAGCTCGGTGCGGCGGTCCACATTGAAGACCTTGCTGACGCTCACCAGCGCCGATAAGGTGAAGGTGGAGCCGAAGGAGGAGGAGCCGATCAAGGCCGCAGTGGAGCAGCCCAAGATGAAGCTCAACTTCGGGGTCAGCGAGTGGAAGTGGCAGTTGCTGCAGCAGGCATTGCGGCACATCTACCAGCGCATCCTGGTGGAGCCCCAGGCAGACATTCAGTCGCTCGCCCGTCAGGTTTGGTCCAATCTCATCGAGCACGCCGATCTGGGTGCCCTCTTGCACGCCGCCTGTCCGTATGTGTCCTCGTGGATCTGTCTGTCCATGCAGCCGCCCCGACTGGCTTTCGATCCGGGTGTCCTTATACGGGCTGGCGGGGATTCGAGCAGCACCTCGCGGAAGAAAACGGCGCGCATTGGCGACGACTTGGGAGGCGCCACCTTGGCCCACACCAATGCCACGCTGAAGCTGTACTTGGGCGGCAGTGAAGCGACGCCTGTGGAGGTGCGCGAGGCAAACTTCATGCGAGCGAGGATCGCCTCCTCTCGAGCTCTGGGAGCCCTCTCCCACTACCTCGTGCAGCCTGCTCCTGGAGTGGTGTACTCGCCGCAGACCGAGAGCCCGACTGATTGCTATACCAAAGTGCTGCTGGTTCACCTGAACGCGCACTCCGCTGTCCAAAGAATAGTGTGCGGACTGATAATAGCCTTTTGGGCTCTGGAGGACGAGCCGGTGCGCCCGGGACCGCCCAATCTGCAGGAGAAACTGCATCAATGCGTCAGCGAGTATAtttactatgacgaggtcgccGTCTCACTGACTCGTCTGCTGCAGGAGGCCCAGGACTTCATCGCCACCCTGAAGCAGAACAAGATTCCCATCAACGACTTCAACAACGCCAAGATACTGACTCTGGATCAGATCGAAGCGGTGGCCACTAAGCTAACCGAAAACCTGCGAAATTATCCTCTGAAGCCCAAGTCGTTGGACTTACTGGAAGAGCGGCGAAGGAGTCTACAGGCGTCCTACCAGCAGACGACCAGTGAGCAGGGAGCCTACCATGTCAGCGCCCAAGCAGCCCTGGCCGGCGCCATTTGCGCCCTTCACTGCCTGCCAGAGAAACTGAATCCAGTGGTGAAGCCTCTGATGGAGTCCATCAAGCGGGAACAGTGCGTCCAGCTGCAACAGCTCTCAGCCGAGTTTCTGGTGCACTTGATGGATCAGGTCTGTGATAGAAATCCTAGTCCCAACAGCAAGATCTTGAACAATCTCTGCACGCTTCTGAGGAGCGACGGGGAGCACACGCCCAAGCTG GTCATGCCACTGCAGACTCTTCAGCAGACCCCACCCTCGCCGTGCGTGACCAACAGCTGTGTCTATTACGGAATATTGACATTAGCCCTCCAGCAAGCTGTGACCACGACGACTACTACCAGAGGAGGAGGGGCTGGAGCGGTCACTCCGACTACCCCCGCAGTACCCCGTGGTCCCGGAAGACCGCCGGCCAATGAGATTCTGGCTGCTGCATCCGCAGTAGCCGCACACATAGACTTAAAGGCGCAGCAGGCGAAGGAGGCGGAAGCCAAGCAATGCCGCACTCAGCGCCTGGGAGCAGCCAGTGCCATAGAGAAGCTGTGCAGCACCTTTGGGGAGCACATCGTGGAAAAGGTGTCGGTTTTCCAGCAGCTGATGTTCGGAAAAGTGACTCAGTTTGTTAAGGAAACGGACGAGCAGCAGCTGGCCAACACCTTACCGGAATTGGGAGTCTGCACAGAGCTAATCAGTTCCCTGCAGTTGATAGAGACAGCAGCTCCACATCTCCATGTGGCACTACATCCGCAAATGTTTGCCCTGCTGCCCCCTCTGGGTGTTATTGTGCGACATCCTTTAAAATCCGTGCGTCACATGGCCGCCAGGTGCATCGCTGTGTTGGCGGAGATCGACGCCTGTCAGACGATGCAGTTTGTGGTCCAGCAGTTGCTACCACAGCTGGGAAAGGTCGAGCAGCTCATCGAGCGCCAGGGTGCTATGGAAGCCATCGAACGGGTAGTGAGCCGCCTGCAGATCAAGGTTGTTCCGTATATCGTACTACTGGTGGTGCCGTTGCTGGGAGCCATGAGCGATCCGGATGAATCTGTTCGCCTGCTCTCCACTCATTGCTTCGCCAATCTTGTCCAGCTGATGCCGCTGGACGGCAAAGCGGAGCAGCTTAAAAGCGAGCCACTTCAGGCCCAGAAAACGCGAGATCGCGAATTCCTGGACTATCTGTTTCACCCGAAGAGCATACCGGACTACCGGGTGCCGGTGAGGATCAGTGTGGAGCTGCGCAGCTACCAGCAGGCGGGCATCAACTGGTTGTGGTTCCTCAACAAGTACAATCTGCATGGAATCCTCTGCGACGACATGGGCTTGGGAAAGACATTGCAGACCATCTGCATACTGGCCGGTGACCATCTGCAGCGAACAAAATCCAAGCAGGCTGACTTGCCCAGCTTGGTCATCTGCCCACCGACCCTCACAGGCCATTGGGTGTACGAGGTGGACAAGTTCCTGGCGGAGGGCTCAGTACTGCGTCCGCTGCACTACTACGGCTTTCCGGTGGGTCGCGAAAAGCTGCGCAGCGAGATCGGAACCAACTGCAACCTAGTGGTTGCCTCCTACGACACCGTTCGCAAGGACATTGACTTCTTCAATGGCATCCACTTCAACTACGTCGTCCTGGACGAAGGCCACATCATAAAGAACGGAAAGACGAAGAGCTCGAAAGCCATCAAGCGCTTGAAGGCCAACCATAGACTCATCCTCTCCGGTACACCCATCCAGAACAATGTGCTGGAGCTGTGGTCGCTGTTCGACTTCCTGATGCCGGGCTTCCTCGGAACTGAGAAGCAGTTCGTTCAGCGCTTCTCACGGCCAATCTTAGCTTCGCGCGACGCCAAGAGCTCTGCCAAGGAGCAGGAGGCCGGCGTTTTGGCCATGGAAGCATTGCACCGGCAGGTGTTGCCGTTCCTCTTGCGGCGAGTCAAGGAGGACGTGCTTAAGGATCTGCCGCCCAAGATCACGCAGGACCTGCTCTGCGAACTCAGTCCGCTGCAGCTGCGACTCTATGAAGACTTTAGCAATAAGCACTTGAAAGACTGTCTAGACAAGTTGAGCGACTCACCAGCGTCGGCCATGGTGGCGGAAAATCTGGGTGCCAAAACGCACATTTTCCAGGCCCTCCGCTACCTACAGAACGTTTGCAATCATCCCAAGCTTGTGCTGCGCCAGTCGGAAGACCTAGCCCAGGTCTCTGCCCAGTTGGCGCAATCGAACAGCTCCTTGGACGACATCGAGCACTCAGCAAAGCTGCCGGCCTTGAA GCAACTTCTACTAGACTGTGGCATTGGTGTGCAAACCGAGTCGGTTAGCCAGCATCGCGCCCTAATCTTCTGTCAGCTGAAGGCGATGTTGGACATCGTGGAGCACGATTTGCTGCGAAGACACCTGCCCAGTGTCACCTATCTGAGGTTGGACGGCAGTGTGCCCGCCTCCCAGCGGCAGGACATTGTGAACAATTTCAACAGCGATCCCAGTATTGATGTGCTTCTCCTAACCACGCTG GTTGGAGGCTTGGGTCTTAATTTGACAGGAGCCGATACGGTGATCTTTGTGGAGCACGACTGGAACCCCATGAAGGATCTGCAGGCTATGGATCGAGCTCATCGCATTGGCCAAAAGAAGGTGGTCAACGTATATCGGTTAATCACACGCAACTCGCTGGAAGAGAAGATCATGGGTCTGCAAAAGTTCAAGATTCTCACTGCCAATACGGTGGTCAGTGCGGAAAATGCATCGCTACAGACCATGGGGACTTCGCAGATCTTCGATCTCTTCAACGgaggcaacggcaacggccaGGGCACATCTACGGCCGGTTCTACTGCTGCTGGAGGACCCATGTCCATGAACACAATCATTGAGAACTTGCCGGATTTGTGGTCCGAGCACCAGTACGAGGAGGAATACGATCTGGGAAACTTTGTGCAGGCACTGAAAAAATAG